CAAATTGATCAATTAGCTGCCGGATTACAGTTGCCTTTGATGGAAGAATTCTACACCATCCAGGGAGAGGGCTTTAATACGGGGAAAGCTGCTTATTTTATACGTGTGGGTGGCTGTGATGTTGGTTGTCACTGGTGTGATGTAAAAGAAAGTTGGGACGCATCGCTTCATCCGTTGACATCGACAGATGTGATCATTGAAAATGCAGCAAAGTGTCAGGCAAGATCAGTTGTTGTTACAGGTGGAGAGCCATGTATGTATGATCTTGATTATCTTACAAGTGAATTGAAGAAAAGTGAAATAAAAACTTTTCTTGAAACCTCGGGTGCATATGCATTAACCGGAAGTTGGGACTGGATATGTTTGTCGCCAAAAAAAACTGCGGAACCCTTGCCTGAAGTTTTGAAAAGAGCGGATGAATTAAAGGTGATCGTATACAATAAAGATGACCTGAAATGGGCGGAACAAAATGCGGCTAAAGTAAGCGCCTCATGTAAGCTTTATTTGCAGCCTGAATGGAGCAAGCGCAATGAAATAATGCCTTTGATCGTTGATTATGTGATGAATAACCCGAAGTGGAATATGTCGTTGCAAACGCATAAATACCTGGGAATACCTTAATTGGTTCCGGGTTCAAGGTTCAAGGTTTCAGATTTTAAGTAGTTTGGTATGTTAATTGTTAATTTGAAATAGCATGAATAAAAAATTTCTTTCCTTCTGCCTTTTTATTTTTTCCTTCTTACTTGTTTCCGCCCAGCCCGGGACGTATTCTACCAAAAATTCAAAGGCAATTAAGCTGTTCCAGGAGGCGCAGAATCTTGTCGCGATGGATCCCGCAAAAGCAATGGAGGCTCTGAAAAAGGCCATTGATAGGGACAGCATGTTCATTGAAGCGCATGCTTTCCTTGCGGAGTTGTATGCGTATAATGGACAATATGAAAAAGCAGCGGGTGAGTACAACAAAACATTTCAAATAAACCCCAATTTTTTTCAGAATAATTTTTATTTCGCCGGAAGGGTGGAATTAAAGTTGGGACGATACAAAGATGCCAAATCTCATTTTGAAAGTTATCTTGCTGCACGATCGGTCAGTCATAAAATGGATGATGAAGTTAAAATTCTTATTAAAAGCTGCGACTTCGCGCTTGATGCCATGGAGCATCCGCTTCCGTTCAATCCTTTTAATATCGGGCCCGAGATCAATACCGCTGACGATGAATATTTCCCAACTTTAACAGCTGATGACCAGACCTTTTTGTTTACCCGAAAAGTCACATTGCCGAAAGAAATTAAACATAACGGAATGGGATTCCAGGAAGATTTTTTTTATTCCTCCAAAGAAACGGGTAAATGGACCCAGGCTAAAAGCATTGGTAATAGTATAAACACGGAAGCGAATGAAGGCGCTCCATGTTTGTCTGCAGATGGACAATATTTATTTTTTGTGGTTTGTGAAGAAGCCTATGGGTATGGACTTAACAGGAAAGGATATGGCAGCTGTGACATATTTGTAACACAAAAAATGGGTGATAAGTGGGTTAACCCTCACAATGTGGGTGCTCCTGTAA
The nucleotide sequence above comes from Bacteroidota bacterium. Encoded proteins:
- a CDS encoding 7-carboxy-7-deazaguanine synthase QueE; this encodes MEEFYTIQGEGFNTGKAAYFIRVGGCDVGCHWCDVKESWDASLHPLTSTDVIIENAAKCQARSVVVTGGEPCMYDLDYLTSELKKSEIKTFLETSGAYALTGSWDWICLSPKKTAEPLPEVLKRADELKVIVYNKDDLKWAEQNAAKVSASCKLYLQPEWSKRNEIMPLIVDYVMNNPKWNMSLQTHKYLGIP